A stretch of the Mycobacterium shigaense genome encodes the following:
- a CDS encoding TetR/AcrR family transcriptional regulator: MGRPSVKDQLVERTLGVWLARGFEGASVNDLVTAASVPKGSFYNHFPSKEDFAIAHVDRYVGTLDLDGLADAELSGLTAVRRHFERLVARRDPADLSGCLLSTFSTGISPEYAGLIAAVRAGFDQWTDALTGALSRARDSGEIPSDRDPAEVAAALVDAFQGALARARVYGHSGPLDLFFVTALGALTGAS; the protein is encoded by the coding sequence GTGGGCAGGCCAAGTGTCAAAGACCAACTTGTCGAGCGGACGCTCGGCGTGTGGCTGGCCCGCGGATTCGAGGGCGCGAGCGTCAATGACCTGGTCACGGCGGCCAGCGTCCCGAAGGGATCCTTCTACAACCATTTCCCGAGCAAAGAGGACTTCGCGATAGCGCATGTCGACCGATACGTGGGCACGCTGGACCTCGACGGACTGGCCGATGCCGAGCTTTCGGGGCTGACAGCCGTTCGTCGCCATTTCGAGCGCTTGGTCGCCCGCCGCGACCCGGCGGACCTGTCGGGCTGTCTGCTCAGCACATTCAGCACCGGCATCTCTCCGGAATACGCAGGGCTGATCGCCGCGGTCCGGGCCGGCTTCGATCAGTGGACCGACGCCCTGACCGGGGCCCTGAGCCGCGCCCGGGACAGCGGCGAAATCCCGTCTGATCGCGACCCCGCGGAGGTCGCAGCCGCCCTCGTCGATGCCTTCCAGGGTGCACTTGCTCGCGCCCGTGTCTACGGCCATTCGGGACCGCTCGATCTGTTCTTCGTCACAGCGCTCGGGGCGCTAACGGGCGCCAGCTGA
- a CDS encoding glutamate synthase subunit beta yields MADPSGFLKYTHRELPHRRPVPLRLKDWKEVYEDFNDDTLREQATRCMDCGIPFCHNGCPLGNLIPEWNDLVRRGRWRDAIERLHATNNFPDFTGRLCPAPCEPACVLGINQDPVTIKQIELEIIDHAFDDGFVVPLPPTKLTGKTVAVVGSGPAGLAAAQQLTRAGHSVTVFERADRIGGLLRYGIPEFKMEKRVLDRRLDQMRAEGTEFRAGVDVGVDITAEQLTADFDAVVLAGGATAARDLPVPGRELDGIHQAMEYLPWGNRLASGDLEDGVLDDDGQPPITAKGKKVVIIGGGDTGADCLGTAHRQGATEIHQFEIMPRPPESRAESTPWPTYPLMYRVSSAHEEGGERVFSVNTEEFVGKDGRVTALKAHEVTMQDGKFVKVEGSDFELDADLVLLAMGFVGPEKPGLLTELGVKFTDRGNVARGPDFDTSVPNVFVAGDMGRGQSLIVWAIAEGRAAAAAVDRHLMGVTALPAPVKPTAAPLQ; encoded by the coding sequence ATGGCTGATCCGAGCGGCTTCCTGAAGTACACACACCGGGAACTGCCGCATCGCCGGCCTGTCCCGCTGCGGCTGAAGGACTGGAAAGAGGTCTACGAGGACTTCAACGACGACACCCTGCGCGAGCAGGCGACGCGTTGTATGGACTGTGGCATTCCGTTCTGCCACAATGGCTGTCCGCTGGGCAACCTGATCCCGGAGTGGAACGACCTGGTGCGCCGGGGCCGTTGGCGCGACGCGATCGAAAGGCTGCACGCCACCAACAACTTCCCGGACTTCACCGGCCGGTTGTGTCCTGCGCCGTGCGAGCCGGCGTGCGTGTTGGGGATCAACCAGGACCCGGTGACCATCAAGCAGATCGAGCTGGAGATCATCGACCACGCCTTCGACGACGGTTTCGTGGTGCCCTTGCCCCCGACCAAGCTGACCGGCAAGACCGTGGCGGTAGTCGGTTCGGGCCCGGCCGGATTGGCCGCCGCCCAGCAGCTGACCCGCGCCGGCCACAGCGTCACCGTTTTCGAGCGGGCCGACCGCATCGGGGGATTGCTGCGTTACGGCATCCCGGAATTCAAGATGGAAAAGCGGGTGCTCGATCGGCGGCTGGACCAAATGCGGGCTGAGGGAACCGAATTCCGCGCGGGCGTCGACGTCGGAGTCGATATCACCGCCGAACAGCTGACGGCTGACTTCGACGCGGTGGTATTGGCCGGCGGTGCCACCGCCGCGCGCGATCTGCCCGTTCCCGGTCGGGAGCTGGACGGCATCCACCAGGCGATGGAATACCTGCCGTGGGGCAACCGGTTAGCATCGGGCGACCTGGAAGATGGAGTCCTGGATGACGACGGGCAACCGCCGATCACCGCCAAGGGCAAAAAGGTCGTCATCATCGGCGGCGGTGACACCGGCGCCGACTGCCTGGGCACCGCGCATCGGCAGGGCGCGACCGAGATCCACCAGTTCGAGATCATGCCGCGGCCGCCGGAGTCCCGCGCGGAATCCACTCCGTGGCCGACCTATCCGCTGATGTACCGGGTGTCCTCGGCGCACGAGGAGGGTGGCGAGCGGGTGTTCTCGGTGAACACCGAGGAATTCGTCGGCAAGGACGGGCGGGTGACCGCGCTCAAGGCGCACGAGGTGACGATGCAAGACGGCAAGTTCGTCAAGGTCGAGGGATCCGATTTCGAGCTCGATGCCGACTTGGTGTTGCTGGCGATGGGATTCGTCGGCCCCGAGAAGCCCGGATTGCTCACCGAGCTAGGCGTGAAGTTCACCGACCGCGGCAACGTCGCGCGGGGGCCGGATTTCGACACATCGGTCCCCAACGTTTTCGTCGCCGGGGATATGGGTCGTGGCCAGTCACTGATCGTTTGGGCGATTGCGGAGGGCCGGGCGGCGGCCGCCGCGGTGGACCGGCATCTGATGGGCGTCACCGCGCTGCCGGCGCCGGTCAAGCCCACGGCCGCTCCGCTGCAGTAG
- the gltB gene encoding glutamate synthase large subunit: MTPKRVGLYNPAFEHDACGVAMVVDMHGRRSRDIVDKAITALLNLEHRGAAGAEPRSGDGAGILIQVPDAFLREVVDFELPEPGSYATGIAFLPQSAKDAAAASAAVEKIAEAEGLTVLGWRNVPTDDSSLGALSRDAMPTFRQVFLTGASDMTLERRCYVVRKRAEHELGTKGPGQDGPGRETVYFPSLSGRTMVYKGMLTTPQLKAFYLDLQDDRITSALGIVHSRFSTNTFPSWPLAHPFRRIAHNGEINTVTGNENWMRAREALIKSDIFGSVDDLEKLFPICTPGASDTARFDEALELLHLGGRSLPHAVLMMIPEAWERNETMDPARRAFYEYHASLMEPWDGPASMTFTDGTIVGAVLDRNGLRPSRIWVTDDGLVVMASEAGVLDLDPSTVVQRMRLQPGRMFLVDTTQGRIIADEEIKAQLAAEHPYQEWLDKNLVPLESLPQGKYARMAHERVVMRQLAFGYTYEELNLLVAPMVRTGAEPIGSMGTDTPVAVLSQRPRMLYDYFQQLFAQVTNPPLDAIREEVVTSLQGTTGGERDLLSPDEYSCHQILLRQPILRNHELAKLVNLDPDDEVNGRPHGLRSKVIHCLYPVADGGTGLAAALEEVRAKASAAIADGARVIILSDRESNEQMAPIPALLAVAGVHHHLVRDRTRTHVGLVVESGDAREVHHMAMLIGCGAAAVNPYLAFESIEDMLDRGVIDGIDRDKALNNYVKAAGKGVLKVMSKMGISTLASYTGAQLFQAIGISEDVLDEYFTGLSCPTGGITLEDIATDVAARHRLAYLDRPDERAHRELEVGGEYQWRREGEYHLFNPETVFKLQHATRTGQYKIFKEYTRLVDDQSERMASLRGLLKFRGDVRPPVPLEEVEPASEIVKRFSTGAMSYGSISAEAHETLAIAMNRLGGRSNSGEGGEDVKRFDRDPNGDWRRSAIKQVASARFGVTSHYLTNCSDIQIKMAQGAKPGEGGQLPGHKVYPWVAEVRHSTPGVGLISPPPHHDIYSIEDLAQLIHDLKNANPQARVHVKLVSENGVGTVAAGVSKAHADVVLISGHDGGTGATPLTSMKHAGAPWELGLAETQQTLLLNGLRDRIVVQVDGQLKTGRDVMIGALLGAEEFGFATAPLVVAGCIMMRVCHLDTCPVGVATQNPVLRERFSGKPEFVENFFTFIAEEVREYMAQLGFRTFNEVVGQVGSLDTTLARAHWKAHKLDLNPVLHEPESAFMNQDLYCSSRQDHGLDKALDQQLIVMSREALDSGKPVRFSTTISNVNRTVGTMLGHELTKAYGGQGLPDGTIDITFEGSAGNSFGAFVPRGITLRVYGDANDYIGKGLSGGRIVVRPSDDAPPGYVAEENIIGGNVILFGATSGQVYLRGVVGERFAVRNSGAHAVVEGIGDHGCEYMTGGRVVILGRTGRNFAAGMSGGVAYVYDPGEELAENLNIEMVDLETLDSDDIDFLHGIVQAHVDATDSAVGQRILADWRGQQRHFAKVMPRDYKKVLQAIAQAERDGTDVGKAIMAAAHG; encoded by the coding sequence ATGACGCCCAAGCGCGTTGGGTTGTACAACCCCGCGTTCGAGCACGACGCGTGCGGGGTAGCCATGGTCGTCGATATGCACGGCCGTAGATCCCGCGACATCGTCGACAAGGCGATTACCGCTCTGCTCAATCTCGAACACCGCGGCGCCGCCGGAGCCGAGCCCCGCAGCGGTGACGGCGCGGGCATCCTGATCCAGGTCCCGGACGCGTTCCTCCGCGAGGTCGTCGACTTCGAACTCCCCGAGCCGGGCAGTTACGCCACCGGTATCGCGTTTCTGCCGCAGTCGGCCAAAGACGCCGCCGCCGCGAGCGCCGCGGTGGAGAAGATCGCCGAGGCCGAGGGCCTCACGGTGCTGGGCTGGCGCAATGTGCCCACCGACGACTCCTCGCTGGGCGCGCTGTCCCGCGACGCGATGCCGACCTTCCGGCAGGTGTTCCTTACCGGCGCCTCCGACATGACCCTCGAGCGCCGCTGCTATGTGGTCCGCAAGCGCGCCGAGCACGAACTGGGCACCAAGGGGCCGGGCCAGGACGGGCCGGGCCGCGAAACGGTCTACTTCCCGAGCCTGTCCGGCCGGACGATGGTCTACAAGGGCATGCTGACCACCCCGCAGCTCAAGGCGTTTTACCTTGACCTGCAAGACGATCGGATCACCAGCGCGCTGGGCATCGTGCACTCCCGGTTCTCGACCAACACCTTCCCGTCCTGGCCGCTGGCGCACCCGTTCCGCCGGATCGCCCACAACGGTGAGATCAACACCGTCACCGGCAACGAGAACTGGATGCGGGCCCGCGAGGCGCTGATCAAGAGCGACATCTTCGGATCGGTCGACGACCTGGAGAAACTGTTCCCAATTTGTACCCCGGGTGCCTCCGACACCGCGCGCTTCGACGAGGCGCTCGAGCTGCTGCACCTGGGCGGCCGCAGCCTGCCGCACGCGGTGCTGATGATGATTCCCGAGGCCTGGGAACGCAACGAGACGATGGACCCCGCCCGGCGGGCGTTCTACGAGTACCACGCCTCGCTGATGGAACCGTGGGATGGCCCGGCGTCGATGACATTCACCGACGGCACCATCGTGGGCGCCGTGCTCGACCGCAACGGCCTTCGCCCGTCCCGGATTTGGGTCACCGACGACGGCCTGGTCGTGATGGCTTCCGAGGCCGGCGTGCTGGACCTGGACCCGTCGACGGTCGTGCAGCGGATGCGTCTGCAACCGGGCCGGATGTTTTTGGTGGACACCACGCAGGGCCGCATCATCGCCGATGAGGAGATCAAGGCGCAGCTGGCCGCGGAGCACCCCTATCAGGAGTGGCTCGACAAGAATCTCGTGCCCCTCGAATCGTTGCCGCAGGGCAAGTACGCGCGGATGGCGCACGAACGAGTTGTCATGCGGCAGTTGGCATTCGGATACACCTACGAGGAGCTCAACCTGCTGGTGGCGCCGATGGTGCGCACCGGCGCCGAGCCGATCGGGTCGATGGGTACCGACACCCCGGTCGCGGTGCTCTCGCAGCGTCCACGGATGCTCTACGACTACTTCCAGCAGCTGTTCGCTCAGGTGACCAACCCGCCGCTGGACGCCATCCGCGAGGAGGTGGTCACCAGCCTGCAGGGCACCACCGGCGGGGAGCGCGACCTGCTCAGCCCGGACGAGTACTCGTGCCACCAGATCTTGCTGCGTCAGCCGATTCTGCGGAACCACGAGCTGGCCAAGCTGGTCAACCTCGACCCCGACGACGAGGTCAACGGGCGCCCACACGGGCTGCGCTCCAAGGTGATTCACTGTCTGTACCCGGTCGCCGACGGTGGCACCGGGCTGGCAGCCGCGCTGGAGGAGGTGCGCGCTAAGGCGTCGGCCGCGATCGCCGATGGCGCCCGGGTGATCATCCTTTCCGACCGTGAATCCAATGAGCAGATGGCACCGATACCGGCACTGCTCGCCGTCGCCGGGGTGCACCACCACCTGGTGCGCGACCGGACCCGCACGCACGTGGGCCTGGTCGTCGAATCCGGGGATGCCCGCGAGGTTCACCACATGGCGATGCTGATCGGGTGCGGCGCCGCCGCGGTCAACCCGTACCTGGCCTTCGAGTCGATCGAAGACATGCTCGACCGCGGCGTCATCGACGGTATCGACCGCGACAAGGCGCTGAACAACTACGTGAAGGCCGCCGGCAAGGGCGTGCTGAAAGTCATGTCCAAGATGGGCATCTCGACGCTGGCCTCCTACACCGGCGCCCAGTTGTTCCAGGCCATCGGAATCTCCGAGGACGTGCTCGACGAGTACTTCACCGGCCTGTCCTGTCCGACCGGCGGCATCACCCTGGAAGACATCGCCACCGACGTGGCCGCCCGGCACCGGCTGGCCTACCTCGACCGTCCGGACGAGCGCGCGCACCGCGAACTCGAGGTGGGCGGGGAATACCAGTGGCGTCGGGAGGGCGAGTACCACCTGTTCAACCCGGAGACCGTGTTCAAGCTGCAGCACGCGACCCGCACCGGCCAGTACAAGATCTTCAAGGAATACACCCGCTTGGTCGACGATCAGAGCGAGCGGATGGCGTCGCTGCGCGGCCTGTTGAAGTTCCGGGGCGATGTGCGGCCCCCCGTCCCGCTGGAGGAGGTCGAACCCGCCAGCGAGATCGTCAAGCGGTTCTCCACCGGCGCAATGAGTTACGGCTCGATCTCGGCCGAGGCGCACGAGACGCTCGCCATCGCGATGAACCGGCTGGGCGGCCGTTCCAACAGCGGCGAGGGCGGCGAGGACGTCAAGCGGTTCGACCGCGACCCCAACGGGGACTGGCGCCGTAGCGCGATCAAGCAGGTCGCCTCGGCGCGATTCGGTGTTACGTCGCATTACCTGACCAACTGCAGCGACATCCAGATCAAGATGGCCCAGGGCGCTAAACCTGGTGAGGGCGGCCAACTTCCGGGCCACAAGGTGTACCCGTGGGTGGCCGAGGTCCGGCACTCCACGCCCGGCGTCGGGCTGATTTCGCCGCCGCCGCACCATGACATCTACTCCATCGAGGATCTCGCGCAGCTGATCCACGACCTGAAGAACGCCAACCCGCAAGCGCGTGTGCACGTCAAACTGGTCTCGGAGAACGGTGTGGGCACCGTGGCCGCGGGTGTGTCCAAGGCGCACGCCGATGTGGTGCTCATCTCGGGGCACGACGGCGGCACCGGCGCTACCCCGCTGACCTCGATGAAGCACGCGGGTGCCCCGTGGGAGCTGGGTCTGGCTGAGACGCAGCAGACGTTGCTGCTCAATGGTTTACGCGATCGAATCGTGGTCCAGGTGGACGGTCAGCTCAAGACCGGGCGGGACGTGATGATCGGTGCGCTGCTGGGCGCCGAGGAGTTCGGCTTTGCCACCGCCCCGCTGGTGGTGGCGGGCTGCATCATGATGCGGGTGTGTCACCTCGACACCTGCCCGGTCGGCGTGGCCACCCAGAATCCGGTGCTGCGGGAGCGGTTCTCCGGCAAGCCGGAGTTCGTCGAGAACTTTTTCACGTTCATCGCCGAAGAGGTCCGGGAGTACATGGCGCAGTTGGGCTTCCGCACCTTCAACGAGGTAGTCGGCCAGGTGGGCTCGCTGGACACCACGCTGGCGCGCGCGCACTGGAAGGCGCACAAGCTGGATCTGAATCCGGTGCTGCACGAGCCGGAGTCCGCGTTCATGAACCAGGACCTGTACTGCAGTTCGCGCCAGGACCACGGGCTGGACAAGGCGTTGGACCAGCAGTTGATCGTGATGAGCCGCGAGGCGCTGGACTCCGGTAAACCGGTCCGGTTCTCCACCACCATCAGCAACGTCAACCGCACCGTGGGCACCATGCTCGGTCACGAGCTCACGAAAGCCTATGGCGGCCAAGGCTTGCCGGACGGGACCATCGACATCACCTTCGAGGGCTCGGCGGGCAACAGCTTCGGCGCCTTCGTGCCCCGGGGCATTACGCTGCGGGTGTACGGCGACGCCAATGACTACATCGGCAAGGGCCTGTCCGGTGGCCGTATCGTGGTGCGGCCGTCCGACGACGCCCCACCGGGCTACGTCGCCGAGGAGAACATCATCGGCGGCAACGTGATCCTGTTCGGCGCCACCAGCGGCCAGGTTTACCTGCGCGGTGTGGTCGGGGAGCGGTTCGCGGTCCGAAACTCCGGCGCCCACGCGGTGGTCGAGGGTATCGGCGATCATGGCTGCGAGTACATGACCGGCGGCCGGGTGGTCATCCTGGGCCGCACTGGGCGTAACTTCGCCGCGGGCATGTCCGGCGGCGTGGCCTACGTCTACGACCCCGGCGAGGAACTGGCCGAAAACCTGAACATCGAAATGGTGGACCTGGAGACGCTCGATTCCGATGACATCGACTTCCTGCACGGCATCGTCCAGGCCCACGTCGACGCCACCGACTCCGCGGTGGGTCAACGAATCCTGGCCGACTGGCGCGGGCAGCAAAGGCATTTCGCGAAAGTGATGCCGCGGGACTACAAGAAGGTGCTGCAGGCGATCGCGCAGGCCGAACGCGACGGCACCGACGTCGGCAAGGCGATCATGGCGGCGGCCCATGGCTGA
- the sigI gene encoding RNA polymerase sigma factor SigI, whose translation MKQAQPPSDQVVDAWRRHRPYLVNLGYQILGDIGDAEDVAQEAFLRLSRVAAGDIDDVRGWLTVVTTRLCLDQVRSARIRHERLSPPGHEEHDIPVAQSPTSNPADRVTLDDEVRSALMEVLQRLSPGERVAFVLHDVFGVPFDAIAETVGRPVGTCRQLARRARSKFTTAQPNLGKVTPAEHQLVTEKFITACANGDIAALTAVLDPTVWGSGTVIAEPAPPPQINHGPTAVAANLMRYLGPDVTLVSGPAGQPVVLAFAERRLFAAIVLTIRGRFVTKIEAIADPAARAARA comes from the coding sequence ATGAAGCAGGCGCAGCCACCGAGTGACCAGGTCGTCGACGCATGGCGCCGCCACCGCCCCTATCTGGTCAATCTCGGATATCAGATTCTCGGGGACATCGGTGACGCCGAAGACGTTGCGCAGGAGGCCTTTCTGCGGCTCTCGCGGGTCGCTGCCGGCGATATCGACGACGTCCGGGGTTGGCTCACCGTGGTCACCACCAGGCTGTGCCTCGATCAGGTGCGCTCGGCGCGCATTCGCCACGAGCGATTGAGCCCGCCCGGCCACGAGGAGCACGACATCCCCGTCGCTCAATCCCCGACCTCGAACCCGGCCGACCGGGTGACTCTCGACGACGAGGTGCGCAGCGCGTTGATGGAGGTCCTGCAACGGCTCAGCCCGGGCGAGCGAGTGGCCTTCGTGCTACACGACGTGTTCGGTGTCCCGTTCGACGCGATCGCCGAAACGGTGGGCCGGCCGGTCGGCACGTGCCGCCAACTGGCGCGGCGGGCCCGGTCGAAATTTACTACGGCACAACCGAATTTGGGTAAGGTGACCCCCGCCGAGCACCAGCTCGTCACCGAGAAGTTCATCACGGCATGCGCCAACGGCGATATCGCGGCGCTGACCGCCGTGCTGGATCCGACGGTGTGGGGCAGCGGCACGGTGATCGCAGAGCCCGCCCCGCCTCCGCAGATCAACCACGGGCCGACGGCGGTGGCCGCCAACCTGATGCGCTATCTGGGTCCGGACGTCACGTTGGTCAGCGGTCCCGCGGGCCAACCCGTCGTGCTGGCCTTCGCCGAGCGCAGGCTGTTCGCCGCCATCGTGCTGACCATCCGGGGCCGCTTCGTCACCAAGATCGAGGCGATCGCCGACCCCGCGGCCCGGGCAGCGCGGGCGTGA
- a CDS encoding SDR family oxidoreductase, producing the protein MTIVVTGATGNVGRPLVAELLAAGATVRAVSRTPDTAGFSPGVEVFDSVPTALAGATAVFLNSRALGAALPGVVAQCRDTGIGKLVALSAINADDDFSRQPSRFRGDRNREVEQAAVDSGLSWVSLRPTVFATNFAGMWSAQLRAGDVVAGPYAAASTAPIAESDIAAVAARALLTDELVGQRIPLTGPQACTNAELVAIVGAVLGRALRYQEIPADVVRQRFAGLGFSAQFADAYLALLAETTDKPALVTHDVEKILGRPAMSFGQWVSEHLELFTDQIDKES; encoded by the coding sequence ATGACCATCGTCGTCACCGGAGCGACCGGCAATGTCGGTCGCCCCCTTGTTGCCGAACTCCTCGCCGCGGGAGCCACGGTCCGGGCCGTCTCCCGGACGCCGGATACCGCGGGCTTCTCCCCGGGTGTCGAGGTATTCGACTCCGTGCCGACCGCGCTGGCGGGCGCGACGGCGGTGTTTCTGAATTCTCGCGCGCTCGGCGCAGCGCTGCCCGGCGTGGTGGCGCAGTGCCGCGACACCGGGATCGGCAAGCTGGTCGCGTTGTCGGCGATCAACGCCGACGACGACTTTTCGCGGCAGCCGTCTCGGTTTCGCGGTGACCGCAACCGCGAGGTCGAACAAGCCGCGGTCGACTCGGGCCTGTCTTGGGTGAGCCTGCGACCCACGGTCTTTGCGACGAACTTCGCCGGCATGTGGTCCGCGCAGCTGCGCGCCGGCGATGTGGTGGCCGGACCCTATGCCGCGGCGTCCACCGCGCCGATCGCCGAGAGCGACATCGCGGCGGTGGCCGCGCGGGCCCTGCTCACCGATGAGCTGGTCGGCCAACGGATCCCGTTGACAGGCCCGCAAGCATGCACCAACGCCGAGCTGGTGGCCATCGTCGGCGCCGTGCTGGGACGCGCGCTGCGGTATCAGGAGATACCCGCGGACGTGGTGCGACAGCGATTCGCCGGCCTCGGTTTCAGCGCGCAGTTCGCCGATGCCTACCTCGCCCTGCTGGCGGAGACGACGGACAAACCGGCCCTCGTCACCCACGACGTGGAGAAGATCCTCGGTCGGCCCGCAATGTCGTTCGGGCAGTGGGTGTCCGAGCACCTCGAGCTGTTCACCGACCAGATCGACAAGGAGAGCTGA
- a CDS encoding nitroreductase family deazaflavin-dependent oxidoreductase, whose translation MSDPLPPRYLKPMNRVMMAVQKLGIPTGPAMVLTVPGRKSGRPRSTPMTPFEFRGGLFVVAGYPGADWAANARAAGSGTLARGRRSREVRIVELTDEQARPVLRAFPDKVPMGVSFAKRSGMVRDGTADEFEALAGRLAVFRFDPAG comes from the coding sequence ATGTCCGACCCGCTTCCGCCGCGCTACCTGAAGCCCATGAACCGCGTGATGATGGCGGTGCAGAAACTCGGTATCCCCACGGGCCCCGCCATGGTGCTGACCGTGCCCGGACGCAAGTCTGGCCGTCCACGCAGCACTCCGATGACGCCATTCGAATTCCGCGGCGGCCTCTTCGTGGTGGCCGGCTATCCGGGTGCCGACTGGGCGGCGAACGCCCGCGCCGCCGGCAGCGGCACACTGGCTCGCGGCCGGCGCTCCCGCGAGGTCAGAATCGTCGAGCTGACCGACGAGCAGGCCCGGCCGGTACTGCGGGCATTTCCCGACAAAGTACCCATGGGGGTGTCGTTCGCGAAGCGTTCGGGAATGGTGCGCGACGGCACTGCCGACGAATTCGAGGCGCTGGCCGGCCGGCTCGCCGTCTTCCGCTTCGACCCGGCGGGGTAG
- a CDS encoding WhiB family transcriptional regulator: MTATALYNIPLGVCTTDPDRWTTAPDDEAKALCRACPRRWACARDAVQSIGAEGLWAGVVIPEGGRARTFALGQLRSLAERNGYPVRGAAKSA, translated from the coding sequence ATGACCGCAACAGCTCTGTACAACATCCCGTTGGGCGTTTGCACCACGGACCCGGATCGTTGGACGACGGCTCCCGACGACGAGGCCAAGGCGCTGTGTCGGGCCTGCCCGCGCCGCTGGGCCTGCGCGCGCGACGCCGTGCAGTCCATCGGAGCCGAAGGGTTGTGGGCCGGTGTCGTCATTCCCGAAGGGGGCCGGGCGCGGACATTTGCGCTGGGTCAGCTGCGATCTTTGGCCGAGCGCAACGGATATCCGGTGCGCGGGGCGGCGAAATCGGCCTGA
- a CDS encoding transcriptional regulator, whose protein sequence is MPSPTPVRPALTGVADDEENTIEIGGTDPGMIRAGAAAAARRRELDISQRSLAADGIINAGALIAFEKGRSWPRERTRAKLEEVLRWPTGTIERIRRGEPAAGEATAPPPSHPDTVTGADAGAASLVAQAVVAAIDSCSLAIAALPPADQPDFTERVAPILADLRQLEAIAERATRISQITPELIKALSAVRRYRDELTTLGAGAPDAPLAQRLYAARRRANLSPGETARAAGVDEEMIVRAEAEVPVPAHVVDAIETLIGQIN, encoded by the coding sequence ATGCCCAGCCCCACGCCTGTCCGCCCCGCCCTCACGGGCGTTGCCGACGACGAGGAGAACACCATCGAGATCGGTGGAACTGACCCTGGCATGATCCGCGCCGGAGCAGCCGCGGCCGCGCGCCGGCGGGAACTCGACATCAGTCAGCGCAGCCTCGCCGCGGACGGGATCATCAACGCCGGCGCTCTGATCGCGTTCGAGAAGGGACGCAGCTGGCCGCGCGAACGAACGCGGGCCAAGCTCGAGGAAGTGCTGCGCTGGCCGACCGGAACCATCGAGCGGATCCGACGCGGTGAACCCGCGGCCGGGGAGGCGACCGCGCCGCCTCCCTCCCACCCAGACACGGTGACCGGGGCCGACGCCGGCGCGGCCTCGTTGGTCGCTCAAGCGGTCGTCGCCGCGATCGACAGCTGCAGCCTGGCCATCGCCGCGCTCCCGCCGGCCGATCAACCGGATTTCACCGAGCGGGTGGCGCCCATCCTCGCCGACTTGCGCCAGCTCGAGGCCATTGCCGAACGCGCGACTCGAATCAGCCAGATAACCCCGGAATTGATCAAGGCGCTCAGCGCGGTTCGCCGGTATCGCGACGAACTGACGACACTCGGTGCGGGCGCCCCGGATGCGCCGCTGGCGCAACGTTTATACGCCGCCCGGCGGCGCGCTAACCTTTCCCCGGGGGAAACCGCCCGAGCGGCCGGCGTCGACGAAGAAATGATCGTGCGCGCGGAAGCAGAAGTGCCCGTGCCGGCTCACGTCGTCGATGCGATCGAAACGCTGATCGGCCAGATCAACTGA